In Aegilops tauschii subsp. strangulata cultivar AL8/78 chromosome 3, Aet v6.0, whole genome shotgun sequence, one genomic interval encodes:
- the LOC109766126 gene encoding RHOMBOID-like protein 13: MGRPLIYEILEKPASSGVIALCSLIWFLIQKRGIGYADVGLSYEAAVEGGQHWRLITAAFSHVSVVHLVFNMSALWSLGAVEQAAGLGVQYYLHYTLVLVVLSGLLVLGIYHVMIRRFKVDYFRRVTAVGYSCVVFGWMTILAAKQPSSKLNLFGVLSLPISFAPFESLIFTSIMVPQASFIGHLLGIIVGYSIAWGLIHGMNNYWAVTMLGWIVLVFVLSLKRTGSLEMRFIEIEPVTDPSLPSVGVVASRNGRALQMDMLPGRGVADFIQVINQDIAFHMDDIAWMKNCLDEELIRSFCQTMQSHRHTSDLFCQTMQSHLAPFASMCLDDSDAILVYQSINQGSSKYRYVLPL; this comes from the exons ATGGGGAGGCCTCTGATCTACGAGATActggagaagccggcgagcagcGGCGTGATAGCCCTCTGCTCCCTCATCTGGTTCCTCATCCAGAAGAGGGGCATCGGGTACGCGGACGTGGGGCTGAGCTACGAGGCGGCCGTGGAGGGCGGGCAGCACTGGCGGCTCATCACCGCCGCCTTCTCGCACGTCAGCGTGGTGCATCTGGTGTTCAACATGAGCGCGCTGTGGAGCCTCGGCGCCGTGGAGCAGGCAGCCGGGCTCGGCGTCCAGTACTACCTGCACTACACCCTTGTCCTCGTGGTGCTGTCCGGGCTGCTGGTTCTCGGGATCTACCACGTGATGATCCGGAGGTTCAAGGTGGACTACTTCCGGAGGGTGACCGCCGTGGGCTACTCGTGCGTCGTGTTCGGGTGGATGACCATCCTCGCCGCAAAGCAGCCGTCGTCCAAGCTCAACCTCTTCGGGGTCCTCTCGCTGCCCATCAGCTTCGCGCCCTTCGAGTCGCTCATATTCACATCAATCATGGTTCCCCAGGCCAGCTTCATCGGCCACCTGTTAGGGATTATTGTTGGTTACTCAATTGCCTGGGGTTTGATTCATGGGATGAATAACTACTGGGCGGTCACAATGCTCGGGTGGATCGTGCTTGTCTTCGTCTTGAGCTTGAAGCGCACGGGGTCTTTGGAAATGAGATTTATCGAGATTGAGCCAGTTACGGACCCCTCGCTGCCGTCTGTCGGTGTGGTCGCCTCCAGAAATGGTAGGGCTCTGCAAATGGATATGCTGCCCGGAAGAGGGGTTGCAGATTTT ATTCAAGTTATAAACCAAGATATTGCTTTTCATATGGATGATATAGCTTGGATGAAGAACTG CCTGGATGAAGAACTGATACGCTCCTTCTGCCAGACAATGCAGAGTCACAGGCATACATCAGACTTGTTCTGCCAGACAATGCAGAGTCACCTTGCCCCTTTTGCATCAATGTGTTTGGACGATTCTGATGCTATTCTGGTATACCAATCAATTAATCAAGGAAGTTCCAAGTATAgatatgtactccctctgtaa